The following are from one region of the Ruficoccus sp. ZRK36 genome:
- a CDS encoding prolyl oligopeptidase family serine peptidase → MHNSIAVDIKDERLPIEIKGDRDFGLGCMKRGIAALCIEQRAFGERESPRDGQGNRCHAASMQALMLGRTLIGERIYDVDRALDYLMTRGDVDPARIGVLGQSGGGTVAAFAGGLLGRITHIIASCSFSSFAASIMSVHHCQCNYVPGLLRYLEAADVAGLAAPKPLVIVNGRHDDIFPLQAAESEFERLRSIYAAAGRPDNCRHVVGEEGHRFYADLAWRAMFDLLN, encoded by the coding sequence ATGCACAACAGCATTGCGGTCGACATTAAAGATGAGCGCCTGCCTATCGAAATCAAGGGGGACAGAGACTTCGGTCTGGGCTGTATGAAGCGCGGTATCGCCGCCCTGTGTATCGAGCAGCGGGCTTTCGGGGAGCGCGAAAGTCCGCGTGACGGACAGGGGAATCGGTGCCATGCCGCCTCGATGCAGGCGTTGATGCTTGGTCGCACACTTATCGGTGAGCGTATTTACGACGTCGATCGTGCCTTGGATTATCTGATGACTCGCGGGGATGTTGATCCGGCCCGCATTGGGGTTCTGGGGCAGTCCGGTGGAGGAACCGTGGCCGCCTTTGCAGGCGGTCTGCTTGGGCGTATTACCCACATCATTGCCTCGTGTAGCTTCAGCAGTTTCGCGGCCTCCATCATGAGTGTGCATCACTGCCAGTGTAATTATGTGCCCGGGCTGCTCCGCTATCTCGAAGCCGCAGATGTCGCTGGGCTTGCCGCCCCTAAACCTCTGGTGATCGTAAACGGCCGCCACGATGATATATTCCCGCTTCAAGCCGCAGAAAGCGAATTTGAGCGCCTGCGTTCCATTTACGCCGCGGCTGGAAGACCGGATAACTGCCGCCACGTCGTCGGTGAAGAGGGGCACCGCTTTTATGCGGACCTTGCGTGGCGAGCGATGTTTGATCTTCTGAACTGA
- a CDS encoding AraC family transcriptional regulator — translation MECSPNELTAWYIEAGQVKVTTSRRKFTVRKGEWIFLPTGYRRQEFSDASRIFSVAFDVSWQDSHRPVLDLRPGLVAPSTDALDAAMKVIRRQRENSEKFEWHFHHIVCDMRENFEFQSWFLGWLRDVLSVLRDYLPELENSSEMDPRVDAARRWIEDQPEAQPIADFQGAAAQAKLSLGHLNKLFLDCYHQSLHGFHEQRRFRYACSRLIEPDSRIKSVAYEMGFNDLSKFSNWFKRLKQVSPREYRRKNASDAAGKG, via the coding sequence ATGGAGTGCAGCCCCAATGAGCTCACTGCCTGGTACATCGAGGCCGGCCAGGTCAAGGTGACAACATCGCGGAGAAAATTCACTGTCCGAAAAGGGGAGTGGATCTTCTTGCCGACGGGATACCGACGTCAGGAGTTCAGCGATGCTTCGCGTATTTTTTCGGTTGCTTTTGACGTGAGCTGGCAGGATAGCCACCGGCCGGTTCTGGATTTACGTCCTGGTCTCGTCGCGCCCTCTACGGACGCTCTGGACGCAGCGATGAAGGTCATCCGTCGCCAGCGTGAGAACTCCGAGAAGTTTGAGTGGCACTTTCACCATATCGTGTGTGATATGCGCGAAAACTTTGAGTTTCAAAGCTGGTTCCTCGGATGGCTCAGGGACGTGCTTTCTGTTTTGCGCGATTATCTGCCTGAGCTTGAGAACTCAAGTGAGATGGACCCCCGGGTGGACGCAGCCCGTCGCTGGATTGAGGATCAGCCAGAAGCTCAGCCTATTGCCGATTTTCAGGGGGCGGCGGCTCAAGCCAAACTGAGCCTGGGTCATCTGAATAAGCTCTTTCTTGATTGTTACCATCAAAGCCTGCATGGCTTTCATGAGCAGCGTCGTTTTCGCTATGCCTGCAGTCGGTTAATTGAGCCTGACAGTCGCATCAAATCCGTAGCCTATGAGATGGGGTTTAACGACCTGTCCAAGTTTTCGAATTGGTTTAAGCGGCTCAAGCAAGTTTCTCCCAGGGAGTACCGGCGAAAGAATGCGAGTGATGCAGCCGGAAAGGGGTAA
- a CDS encoding PEP-CTERM sorting domain-containing protein has protein sequence MIYNTSRHPIFAFSKLIALGALATLGFAATSSLSAQLIENGSFESWTDGMPDDWTLASAPEPTQISGLVAGSDSAVLMTTGGRISQNIVEAPEQAVLSLTFASSAAATSSARAFSIAIGVNGGIPSINLRLFNTTGDSGSQLLSLRAYDGISKQYVTIAENAFTASVYDTEAGSFTTLNAYNMSINVDYMSETPSYSIAYGAVGGEMTTISNISYFQDATISTVNAVYLTDAGAGCYYAVDNMSLASVPEPESSTFILLGLTLAFMLFLRRRK, from the coding sequence ATGATCTACAATACCTCGAGACATCCCATCTTCGCCTTTTCTAAATTAATCGCGCTGGGGGCGCTTGCTACCCTCGGCTTTGCTGCGACATCGTCGCTGTCAGCCCAACTCATCGAGAACGGCTCTTTTGAGAGTTGGACAGACGGCATGCCGGATGACTGGACGCTAGCATCCGCCCCCGAGCCCACCCAGATTAGTGGTCTCGTGGCGGGATCGGATTCTGCTGTGCTGATGACAACCGGTGGTCGGATTTCTCAGAATATTGTCGAGGCTCCTGAGCAGGCTGTACTTTCCCTGACGTTTGCTTCCAGTGCTGCCGCTACTTCGAGCGCTCGGGCTTTCTCGATCGCTATCGGTGTTAATGGGGGGATCCCTTCGATTAATCTTCGTCTCTTTAATACGACGGGAGACTCTGGTTCTCAATTGCTGAGTCTGCGCGCCTACGATGGCATTTCGAAACAGTATGTGACCATCGCTGAGAACGCCTTTACTGCGTCCGTCTATGACACTGAGGCAGGGTCGTTCACGACCTTGAATGCTTACAACATGTCCATCAATGTCGACTATATGTCCGAAACGCCGTCCTATTCTATCGCTTACGGCGCAGTCGGCGGGGAAATGACGACGATTTCGAATATAAGCTATTTTCAGGATGCGACGATCTCGACGGTGAATGCTGTCTATCTCACTGACGCTGGCGCTGGCTGTTACTATGCGGTAGATAATATGTCTTTGGCTTCCGTTCCTGAGCCGGAGTCCTCCACCTTCATCTTGCTTGGGCTTACGCTTGCTTTCATGCTCTTCCTGCGTCGTAGGAAATAA
- a CDS encoding type II secretion system protein, whose protein sequence is MKRLRPDLGFSLVELLCAIAVIAILMMVVVSTLSRVKVHSQRSQSVANLKSIGQAIMLYSADHQGVLPLMCSADRWGSPIWSTNVLPEYLDNNMTEVPGDRTINSVFVDPLLEFEKHGSLGDYAANAEVLRGFPSYPGEDGLRLSKLAQADTSRLMMVMAAENGGSDLLHGMWYILPIYLRGSLFDNPRARPSTRDIGVVLGVFVDGHVAAVPEAEFAENYRDYLFLEP, encoded by the coding sequence ATGAAGAGATTGCGGCCAGATCTTGGTTTTTCTCTGGTCGAGTTGCTGTGTGCGATTGCTGTGATCGCTATACTGATGATGGTTGTAGTCTCCACTCTCTCGCGGGTGAAGGTACATTCTCAGCGATCACAAAGCGTTGCCAATCTCAAGTCTATCGGTCAGGCTATCATGCTGTACAGTGCTGACCATCAAGGGGTTCTCCCATTGATGTGCTCAGCGGACCGGTGGGGGAGTCCGATCTGGAGCACAAACGTACTGCCAGAGTATCTGGATAATAACATGACCGAGGTGCCCGGCGACAGGACCATTAACTCGGTGTTTGTAGATCCGTTACTGGAGTTCGAGAAACATGGTTCGCTCGGTGATTACGCTGCCAACGCTGAAGTGCTGCGGGGGTTCCCAAGCTATCCTGGCGAGGATGGTCTGCGGCTATCCAAGCTGGCACAGGCTGATACCTCGCGTCTCATGATGGTGATGGCTGCAGAGAATGGCGGCTCGGACCTGCTTCATGGGATGTGGTACATACTCCCGATTTACTTGAGAGGGAGTTTGTTTGATAACCCCAGGGCGAGACCGAGTACACGCGACATTGGAGTGGTGTTGGGCGTATTCGTGGACGGACATGTTGCTGCTGTTCCCGAGGCCGAGTTTGCCGAGAACTACCGTGATTACCTTTTTCTGGAGCCTTGA
- a CDS encoding AraC family transcriptional regulator — MSLKDALPGVSLSPNGFIFMSVPDSSSSVDGRESHVKHASPHHGFICGYRHCQPETSPWKQRITDRAGLLLCVDGEGVISYGDDDRLSAVSGDLILLKPSVAHAFQPVGTWHFLWFHFPIRSHVMHALQWPEPIPGLGKASLLHEDFMQSQTSLLEAHRLDLQRTRNWSELALILVESALVRGYNQNMAEAAGIDRRVQAAQKLLAESDGSIDQIARLCGVSRTALYEKFKKAVGVSPRQYREEALLRRAVQLLALPELSIAEISEQVGMPDPYYFSTRFRKAFGQAPRDYRKRLFAGS; from the coding sequence ATGTCTTTGAAAGACGCTCTTCCTGGCGTCTCTTTGTCCCCAAACGGTTTTATCTTCATGTCTGTACCAGATTCTAGCTCATCGGTGGATGGTAGGGAATCCCATGTGAAACATGCCTCTCCGCACCACGGTTTTATTTGTGGGTATCGTCACTGTCAGCCGGAAACTTCGCCCTGGAAGCAGCGTATCACTGATCGGGCCGGATTGCTACTGTGCGTGGACGGAGAGGGAGTTATCTCCTACGGGGATGATGATCGGCTGTCCGCTGTGTCTGGTGATCTTATTCTTCTGAAGCCCAGTGTCGCACACGCCTTTCAACCTGTCGGGACCTGGCATTTTCTCTGGTTTCATTTTCCGATCCGGTCGCATGTCATGCATGCTCTGCAGTGGCCAGAGCCGATTCCGGGGCTAGGGAAGGCAAGCCTTTTGCACGAGGACTTTATGCAGTCGCAGACTTCGCTGCTGGAGGCCCATCGGCTTGATTTGCAGCGTACACGTAATTGGAGTGAGCTGGCTCTCATCCTCGTGGAAAGTGCACTGGTGCGCGGCTACAATCAAAACATGGCGGAAGCGGCGGGTATCGACCGTAGGGTGCAGGCTGCTCAAAAGCTTCTGGCGGAGAGCGATGGGAGTATCGATCAGATTGCCAGACTATGCGGTGTGTCCAGGACGGCTCTGTACGAGAAATTTAAGAAAGCTGTCGGGGTTTCTCCTCGGCAGTACCGTGAGGAGGCTTTGCTTAGGCGCGCAGTACAGCTCCTTGCATTGCCTGAGTTGTCGATTGCGGAGATCTCGGAGCAGGTTGGCATGCCAGATCCCTATTACTTCTCCACGCGTTTTCGTAAGGCGTTTGGACAGGCTCCCCGAGACTATCGCAAGCGATTGTTTGCGGGCAGTTAA
- a CDS encoding beta-L-arabinofuranosidase domain-containing protein, whose amino-acid sequence MKVSSHSETLPPSLGRLRLSGPVAEHLETFAYERIISERAHRVVFHEAEDAFRNKLDDSSGVHGIWQGEYWGKWMIGAVRHCEYVHDTELKEFIRTSVHTLMEMQEPSGYIGTYRDPMNIFPADPAVTEKALGWPCNWNWNIWCRKYTLWGLLEAYRLLGESEILHAAERLAMHLITSLKENGIRLGQTGTFAGVASGSILKPMLLLYRQTGDERYLEFSQEIVADWRREDDLCPNLITNALSGKPVHEWYGNPHDFAKAYEMMSCFEGVIELYRITRERELLESVICFHRLLKEHEYNVVHSVGFNDIFHHGSSQISAITEPCDVIHWMRLNGELYLETGDSVYLDDFELAFYNPFLASVCRDGKWGARGVRSHTRHLYVFEQAKMKHNHCCVDNMPRGFLNFAQMATTVNDNGVSVNFYSPFESELELPSGGSIKLCVSGDYLGTGKVQITWDAKLDKPIVLRLRIPGWAMSATLEIEGALETERTTPTGEGEWFDLAVESGQSSAELCFERELVVREHAATPDVPAWHRKRWIEPGIESLMRTERGSTLQYGPLLLARSRFIGNTEEEMFGPPLSAGFTCTLTPIAPNGVDYAFEAEIHDGSRSLQTKVCDFASAGNVITEEAKLFSVFF is encoded by the coding sequence ATGAAAGTATCCTCACACTCCGAGACTTTGCCGCCTTCATTGGGCCGACTGCGCCTGAGCGGACCTGTTGCTGAGCACCTGGAAACCTTTGCTTACGAGCGCATCATCTCCGAGCGGGCGCATCGGGTGGTCTTTCACGAAGCGGAGGACGCATTTCGCAATAAGCTGGACGACAGCTCCGGCGTGCATGGCATCTGGCAGGGCGAGTACTGGGGTAAATGGATGATCGGCGCAGTGCGTCACTGTGAGTATGTCCACGACACGGAACTTAAGGAGTTTATCCGAACCAGCGTGCATACGCTGATGGAGATGCAGGAGCCCTCCGGGTATATCGGCACTTACCGTGACCCGATGAACATTTTCCCCGCTGACCCTGCTGTGACCGAAAAGGCGCTGGGGTGGCCGTGTAACTGGAACTGGAACATCTGGTGCCGCAAGTACACCCTGTGGGGCCTGCTAGAGGCCTACCGCCTGCTCGGCGAGTCGGAGATCTTGCACGCGGCCGAGCGGCTGGCCATGCACTTAATTACCTCGCTGAAGGAGAATGGGATACGACTCGGACAGACGGGAACCTTTGCCGGGGTGGCCAGCGGCTCGATTCTCAAGCCAATGCTGCTGCTGTATCGTCAGACCGGGGATGAGCGCTACCTGGAATTTTCCCAGGAGATCGTGGCTGATTGGAGGCGCGAGGACGACCTGTGTCCGAACCTTATCACTAACGCGCTTAGCGGAAAGCCGGTCCATGAGTGGTACGGGAATCCCCATGACTTCGCCAAGGCCTACGAGATGATGTCCTGCTTCGAAGGAGTCATCGAGCTCTACCGAATCACGCGAGAGCGCGAACTGCTCGAAAGCGTCATCTGTTTTCACCGGCTGCTAAAAGAGCATGAGTACAACGTGGTCCACTCGGTCGGCTTTAATGACATCTTTCACCATGGGTCCTCGCAGATCAGTGCCATCACTGAGCCCTGCGATGTTATCCACTGGATGCGCCTGAACGGAGAGCTCTACCTGGAGACCGGTGACAGCGTTTACCTGGACGATTTTGAGCTGGCATTCTATAACCCCTTTCTGGCCTCCGTGTGTCGGGACGGTAAGTGGGGAGCCCGTGGCGTGCGCAGCCATACTCGCCATCTCTACGTTTTTGAGCAGGCCAAAATGAAGCATAACCACTGCTGTGTGGACAACATGCCGCGAGGCTTCCTCAACTTCGCCCAAATGGCCACCACCGTGAACGATAACGGTGTTTCGGTGAACTTCTATTCGCCTTTTGAGTCCGAGCTGGAGCTGCCCTCCGGCGGCTCGATCAAGCTCTGTGTCAGCGGTGACTATCTCGGTACCGGTAAGGTGCAGATCACCTGGGATGCAAAGCTTGATAAGCCCATTGTGCTGCGCCTTCGTATCCCGGGATGGGCGATGTCAGCCACGCTGGAGATCGAGGGTGCGCTGGAAACTGAGCGTACGACGCCAACGGGAGAGGGGGAGTGGTTTGACCTTGCCGTCGAGTCCGGTCAGTCCAGTGCAGAGTTGTGCTTTGAGCGCGAGCTTGTTGTGCGTGAGCACGCAGCTACGCCTGATGTTCCGGCCTGGCACCGCAAGCGCTGGATTGAGCCAGGCATCGAGTCGTTGATGCGTACTGAGCGTGGCAGCACTCTGCAGTACGGGCCGCTATTGCTCGCCCGCAGTCGTTTTATCGGAAATACGGAGGAGGAGATGTTTGGCCCGCCGCTGTCGGCCGGTTTTACGTGCACGCTCACGCCCATCGCACCCAACGGAGTGGACTATGCCTTCGAGGCCGAGATACATGATGGCAGTCGATCGCTTCAGACAAAGGTCTGTGACTTTGCATCTGCCGGGAACGTCATCACCGAAGAGGCGAAGCTGTTCAGCGTTTTCTTTTAG